A genomic region of Cydia amplana chromosome 5, ilCydAmpl1.1, whole genome shotgun sequence contains the following coding sequences:
- the LOC134648405 gene encoding uncharacterized protein LOC134648405, which yields MLSRREKLYVQPWEERRFQDHRSKVRSALPAIDDRPPPPRAHVAVKLKKYQREADRARKIERDNYSLLQRLSSIMRTKRLDNCWETPLPNFRHKVGIFYEEDALSGRVAARACSQVSEDCSYTGHVKCFACYQKRKTVLQLNKVYGTRSSSSTLPSI from the exons ATGTTGTCACGTCGGGAAAAACTGTACGTTCAGCCTTGGGAGGAAAGAAGGTTCCAGGACCATAGATCAAAG GTCCGCTCAGCGCTTCCCGCTATAGACGACCGCCCCCCGCCCCCGCGCGCCCACGTCGCCGTCAAGCTGAAGAAGTACCAACGAGAGGCCGACCGAGCCCGCAAGATAGAGCGAGACAACTATAGCCTGCTGCAGCGGCTCTCTTCCATCATGAGGACTAAGCGGCTCGACAACTGCTGGGAGACGCCACTGCCCAA TTTTCGTCACAAAGTGGGCATATTCTACGAAGAAGATGCGCTGAGCGGGCGCGTGGCGGCGCGGGCCTGCTCGCAGGTGTCCGAAGATTGTTCATATACGGGGCATGTTAAATGCTTCGCCTGCTACCAGAAGAGG AAAACCGTGCTCCAGCTGAATAAAGTGTACGGCACACGCTCCTCTTCCTCTACCCTGCCTTCTATCTGA